The following are from one region of the Channa argus isolate prfri chromosome 6, Channa argus male v1.0, whole genome shotgun sequence genome:
- the LOC137129437 gene encoding lysophosphatidic acid receptor 6-like, with product MNSSSCFLFHCSLFHQDVLLELITKEAGYCGFFHSNIRLAALLHLSQKQIMLNSTVGPNGTEPEKWPYALLFGSVMALGLPLNAVSLWILLRRHSLNSPSAVFMVNLAISDLLLVISLPLRVYFYATGKWPFRIMTCIWITMLFHNNIRSSSIFITFISVDRLLAVVYPLRSRHLRTSTNASKAAALIWLFVVLVNIPESIIFSQNLNGNNETTCFEFRTKVLTSINTYFQPVLVFAMLAVNIVSTVLVSFTLSRHLNEVARFNNKVNVMLIFAMNLMMFTLFFLPVSLVSLSNFLQNAYTPLLCLASVNCCLDPLLYFFSFDGFWKRKEDVDNSNQNNGQQSLNLI from the coding sequence ATGAACTCCAGcagttgtttcctgtttcactGTTCTCTATTTCACCAAGACGTCTTGCTAGAGCTGATTACTAAGGAGGCGGGTTATTGTGGtttctttcacagtaacatTCGTTTGGCTGCACTTCTGCATCTCTCACAGAAGCAAATCATGCTCAACTCCACTGTGGGACCCAATGGCACAGAACCGGAGAAATGGCCGTATGCCCTACTGTTTGGCTCTGTTATGGCACTGGGTCTGCCTCTCAACGCTGTGTCACTGTGGATTCTGCTCCGGCGCCACAGCCTTAACTCCCCAAGTGCTGTCTTTATGGTTAACCTGGCAATCTCAGACCTGCTGCTGGTAATCTCCTTGCCATTGAGGGTCTACTTTTATGCCACTGGGAAGTGGCCATTTAGGATTATGACATGCATCTGGATCACGATGCTTTTTCATAACAACATCCGCTCCAGCTCCATCTTCATCACCTTCATCAGTGTGGATCGTTTGCTGGCTGTTGTTTATCCACTGAGGTCACGGCATCTACGAACCTCAACCAATGCTTCAAAAGCTGCTGCACTCATTTGGCTGTTTGTGGTGTTGGTAAACATCCCAGAGAGCAtcattttttcacaaaatttaaACGGAAACAATGAAACAACCTGTTTTGAGTTTCGTACCAAAGTTTTGACATCAATAAATACTTATTTCCAGCCTGTGCTAGTGTTTGCCATGCTAGCAGTCAACATCGTGTCAACTGTCCTGGTGTCATTTACTCTAAGCAGACATCTGAATGAAGTTGCAAGGTTCAACAATAAGGTGAATGTCATGCTGATTTTTGCCATGAACTTGATGATGTTCACCCTCTTTTTCTTGCCTGTGTCATTGGTTAGTTTGTCTAATTTCTTGCAAAACGCTTATACACCACTGCTATGTCTTGCAAGTGTGAACTGCTGTCTGGATCCTctgttgtatttcttttcttttgatgGATTCTGGAAGAGAAAAGAGGACGTGGATAACTCTAATCAAAACAACGGACAGCAGTcactaaatttaatttaa